From a single Endozoicomonas euniceicola genomic region:
- a CDS encoding universal stress protein, protein MRGVAKVLVVIDTRKKKQIALNRAVEITKATKSELHVLSANPKPSETSREKLEALSSEIRDQGVKVFTQEKWSNSLVDTVIHVRQMERCHLVVKDYKPEGGLLSAFSTPNDWNLLRQCRVPVLLVRHDRSYQSSQMLAAVNGDPDDTHHHQLNQAILQNARLTADVYGATLHLATAHPTTMLAIQDHGDGATDKDRYLKHCQEYAHNYGIQPKDIHVRPGPAESLIPELGRELQADLLIMGTQARTGLPAVALGNTAEQLISDIDTDLLVVQPRHHMIPLERELER, encoded by the coding sequence ATGCGAGGAGTTGCTAAAGTACTTGTTGTGATTGATACACGCAAGAAAAAACAGATCGCCCTGAATCGTGCCGTTGAGATTACAAAGGCCACCAAATCAGAGCTTCATGTCCTGTCTGCCAACCCAAAACCGTCGGAAACCTCCAGAGAAAAGCTTGAAGCACTGTCCAGCGAAATCCGGGATCAGGGCGTAAAGGTCTTCACCCAGGAAAAATGGTCAAACAGTCTGGTCGACACCGTTATTCATGTACGACAGATGGAACGTTGCCATCTGGTTGTTAAAGACTATAAGCCTGAAGGAGGCTTGCTCAGTGCGTTTTCTACCCCGAACGACTGGAACCTACTGCGCCAGTGCCGGGTACCTGTTCTTCTGGTTCGCCATGATCGCAGTTATCAGAGTTCGCAGATGCTGGCGGCAGTCAATGGCGACCCTGATGACACACACCACCACCAGCTGAATCAAGCCATCCTGCAAAACGCCCGGCTCACCGCCGATGTTTATGGCGCCACCCTGCATCTGGCTACGGCCCATCCAACCACAATGCTCGCCATCCAGGACCATGGCGATGGGGCGACGGATAAAGACCGTTACCTTAAACACTGTCAGGAGTACGCCCACAATTACGGCATCCAGCCCAAAGACATCCATGTCCGCCCCGGCCCGGCAGAATCCCTGATCCCGGAGCTTGGTCGTGAACTGCAAGCTGACCTGCTGATTATGGGCACCCAGGCCAGAACCGGCCTGCCTGCCGTTGCCCTGGGCAATACTGCAGAACAGCTGATTTCGGATATTGATACCGACCTGCTTGTTGTACAACCCAGGCACCACATGATCCCACTGGAACGGGAACTGGAAAGATAG
- a CDS encoding type I secretion system permease/ATPase, producing MSEDMQQPEIRERKNGQTTFSHSSPLLECLLQLCRHYHITASSSTLIAGLPLENGQLDIPLFIRAAERIGLSARPLKSHLAQLNALVLPAVLLLKNHRACLITDRVGEQYRILTTESGGSELVDRAVLEQEMTGEVIFVKEKHQYDERTPETLNLPERHWFWGTLLRSRKIYRDVIIASVVANLFVIISPLFVMNVYDRVVPNNATDTLWVLAIGAGVAYFLDYLLKTTRSHFIDIAGKKSDILLSAQLFEQTLGLQFSARPVSVGSFARHLQEFDYIREFITSSTVATLVDLPFTLFILAVVGLLGGPLVLVPLAGIVIIALHSWFIQPGLRSAIENTQRSSAQKHAALVETLSGIEGIKAKSAEGELQHRWEKLTGHIAMWDIRTRSITTSAATLSSLVIQLVTIGIVVCGVYLIVEQNLSMGGLIAAVMLSGRSLAPIAQLSALSTRYYQAKSALTALNKVMELPVEQQNHNSSLKTPDISKNILLDRVSFQYPKQHGMALNGVSLEIKAGEKVAIIGRMGSGKSTFQRLLMRFFTPTAGHIRVDGIDLQQLSPHELRDRIAYVSQDTQLYFGTVRDNIALGAGYVEDEAVLEVAELCGVTEFTNLHPLGLQMPVAERGSNLSGGQRQSVALARALLSNPSVLLFDEPCSAMDSLTEYQFRERLRELAEDKTLIITTYKSSMLDLVDRIIVFDRGHLIADGPREKVIEALEQGKVTL from the coding sequence ATGAGTGAAGATATGCAACAGCCAGAAATCAGGGAAAGAAAGAACGGTCAGACCACATTCAGCCACTCCAGCCCTTTGCTGGAATGCCTGCTGCAACTCTGTCGCCATTACCACATAACCGCCTCATCCAGTACGCTGATCGCAGGCCTGCCCCTTGAAAACGGGCAGCTGGATATTCCACTCTTTATCAGGGCCGCTGAACGGATCGGACTATCTGCCCGGCCTCTTAAGAGCCATCTTGCTCAGCTCAACGCCCTGGTTCTTCCAGCCGTTTTACTGCTTAAGAACCATCGAGCCTGCCTGATTACCGACAGGGTCGGCGAACAGTACCGGATACTGACTACTGAGTCCGGAGGCAGCGAACTGGTTGATCGTGCCGTGTTAGAACAGGAGATGACCGGAGAGGTTATCTTCGTCAAAGAAAAACACCAGTACGACGAAAGAACCCCGGAAACCCTGAACCTGCCAGAACGTCACTGGTTCTGGGGAACGCTACTGCGCTCACGTAAAATCTATCGTGACGTTATCATCGCCTCCGTAGTGGCCAACCTGTTCGTCATCATCAGTCCACTGTTTGTCATGAACGTCTATGACCGGGTGGTGCCGAATAACGCAACAGACACCTTGTGGGTACTGGCCATCGGTGCAGGCGTTGCTTATTTCCTTGACTACCTACTGAAAACAACCCGGTCACACTTTATTGATATTGCCGGTAAAAAGTCTGACATCCTCTTGTCAGCACAGCTGTTTGAACAGACATTGGGGTTACAGTTTTCAGCCCGCCCGGTTTCCGTTGGCTCTTTCGCACGGCATCTGCAGGAATTTGATTACATTCGCGAGTTCATTACCTCCTCGACGGTTGCCACCCTGGTCGACCTTCCTTTCACCCTGTTCATTCTTGCTGTTGTCGGTCTGCTCGGCGGACCACTGGTGCTGGTCCCCCTGGCAGGCATTGTGATTATTGCCCTGCACAGCTGGTTTATACAGCCCGGACTTCGATCCGCCATTGAAAACACCCAGCGCAGCAGTGCCCAGAAACACGCCGCCCTGGTTGAAACCCTTAGTGGTATTGAAGGCATCAAAGCCAAAAGTGCGGAAGGAGAGCTTCAGCATCGCTGGGAGAAACTCACAGGCCATATAGCTATGTGGGATATCCGCACCCGCTCCATCACGACTTCTGCCGCAACGCTCTCTTCGCTGGTCATCCAGCTTGTTACCATTGGTATTGTGGTCTGCGGTGTTTATTTGATTGTTGAACAAAACCTCAGCATGGGCGGCCTGATCGCAGCGGTTATGCTTTCAGGTAGAAGTCTGGCTCCTATTGCACAGCTATCCGCGCTTTCAACCCGCTACTACCAGGCAAAATCTGCGCTGACCGCCCTGAACAAAGTCATGGAACTGCCCGTTGAACAGCAGAACCACAACAGTTCCCTGAAAACACCGGATATTTCTAAAAATATTCTTCTCGACCGAGTCAGCTTCCAGTACCCCAAACAACATGGCATGGCACTGAACGGCGTCAGCCTTGAAATCAAAGCGGGTGAGAAAGTTGCCATTATTGGTCGTATGGGCTCAGGAAAAAGCACCTTCCAGCGCCTGCTTATGCGCTTTTTTACACCCACTGCCGGACATATCCGTGTTGACGGTATTGACCTGCAACAACTCTCACCCCACGAGCTTCGTGATCGTATAGCCTACGTATCTCAGGACACTCAGCTCTACTTTGGCACCGTTCGCGACAACATTGCCCTGGGAGCTGGCTATGTCGAAGACGAAGCCGTACTCGAAGTCGCCGAACTTTGCGGCGTTACAGAATTTACCAACCTTCACCCCCTTGGCCTGCAAATGCCCGTTGCCGAACGGGGGAGTAACCTGTCCGGGGGCCAGCGCCAGAGTGTCGCGCTCGCCAGAGCCCTGTTGAGCAACCCCAGTGTTTTACTGTTTGACGAACCCTGCAGTGCTATGGACAGCCTCACCGAATACCAGTTTCGTGAACGCCTGAGGGAGTTAGCGGAAGACAAGACCCTGATCATTACCACCTATAAGAGCAGCATGCTGGATCTGGTGGATCGCATCATCGTTTTTGATCGTGGTCACCTGATTGCTGACGGGCCCAGGGAAAAAGTCATTGAAGCCCTGGAACAGGGAAAGGTGACACTATGA
- a CDS encoding HlyD family type I secretion periplasmic adaptor subunit: protein MKNRPTTPWQRLLNSISQYRQQQLSMNYMPDTSAAILTQSPKGGRTLIYLCVITVVVFLVWAGFAKLDEIARGVGKVVPSTRVQVIQNLEGGIISDIYVSEGERVKANQSLMQLDSTRFLSMFRESEVEYSSLKATAYRLRSESDGVDLHFGEDVKDQIKDIIRETSLFNNRRQTLQTELTIAEEKVKQSRQELSEMRSREKHLNNSLKLANRELELTRPLARQGAVSEVELLRLEQRVNELAGDLDGARLAIPRLESALQAAQQREPELQLNFRQKALHELKENGIRLAQLEEHLTAQKDRVNRTLVRSPVDGTVKKINSNTLGGVVQPGMELMEVVPLQDQLLIEAQIRPKDIAFLRLGQPAIIKITAYDFAIYGSLRGQVEHISADTIQDENGQSFYIVRVRTEKSHLGSSEKPLPIIPGMQTSVDILTGKKSVLDYLLKPIIRARKNAMREP, encoded by the coding sequence ATGAAAAACAGACCAACAACCCCGTGGCAGCGCCTTCTGAACAGTATCAGTCAATACCGTCAGCAACAGCTGTCCATGAACTATATGCCAGATACCAGTGCTGCCATCCTGACCCAGTCACCCAAGGGCGGACGCACACTGATTTACCTGTGTGTCATCACCGTGGTGGTTTTTCTGGTTTGGGCAGGATTTGCCAAATTGGATGAAATTGCCCGGGGTGTCGGCAAGGTGGTGCCTTCTACAAGGGTGCAGGTTATCCAAAATCTGGAAGGCGGCATCATTTCGGATATCTACGTCAGTGAAGGCGAGCGGGTTAAAGCAAACCAGTCGCTGATGCAGTTGGACAGTACCCGCTTTCTGTCAATGTTCCGGGAATCTGAAGTCGAATACTCCAGCCTTAAAGCCACCGCCTACCGTCTGCGCAGCGAAAGCGACGGGGTCGACCTGCACTTTGGCGAGGATGTTAAAGACCAGATTAAAGACATCATCCGGGAAACCAGCCTGTTTAATAATCGTCGCCAGACGCTGCAAACAGAACTGACCATTGCAGAAGAAAAGGTCAAGCAGAGTCGTCAGGAGTTAAGCGAAATGCGCTCCAGAGAAAAACATCTGAACAACAGCCTGAAGCTCGCGAACCGTGAGCTGGAATTAACCCGACCTCTGGCCAGGCAGGGAGCCGTTTCAGAAGTGGAACTTCTGCGTCTGGAACAGAGGGTGAACGAACTGGCTGGTGATCTTGACGGTGCCAGGCTGGCTATTCCAAGACTGGAATCGGCTTTACAGGCCGCACAGCAAAGAGAGCCTGAACTGCAACTCAACTTCCGCCAGAAGGCACTGCATGAGCTGAAAGAAAACGGTATCCGCCTGGCACAGTTGGAAGAGCATCTGACGGCTCAGAAAGACCGGGTTAACCGAACCCTGGTGCGTTCACCCGTCGACGGCACAGTGAAAAAGATCAACTCCAATACTCTGGGCGGGGTTGTACAACCTGGCATGGAGTTAATGGAGGTAGTTCCGCTGCAGGATCAGCTCCTGATCGAAGCGCAGATTCGTCCCAAGGATATTGCTTTTCTGCGACTGGGTCAGCCCGCCATTATCAAAATCACCGCTTACGATTTTGCGATCTATGGCAGCCTCAGAGGACAGGTCGAACACATCAGCGCCGATACGATTCAGGACGAAAACGGTCAGAGCTTCTATATTGTTCGGGTCAGAACGGAAAAAAGCCATCTGGGCAGCTCTGAAAAACCACTACCGATCATTCCGGGAATGCAGACCAGCGTCGATATTCTGACCGGAAAGAAGTCGGTGTTGGACTACCTGTTGAAGCCTATTATTCGTGCCAGGAAAAATGCCATGAGGGAACCCTGA
- a CDS encoding Ig-like domain-containing protein, whose translation MAPANNPESAPVFFVGVKGDVTIKDETGNKIKLKKGDKIPVDARIIVGDGGKIVFKQENKTLKYESQGEASLSNALTESSDASQDPGLETLVEAAEQIITTPDRPSQDRPSQEIAAQQPLAKPVVRADASTLTPTPAKEGILEPPFIVPTDRKVNTQSDASEIVKEMAEQIAARGDALGASTTESEEVLSSVGETLTLEHNHKHIAHDETPLPPAAPAVTSFAPNTGSGDDNITSEKELTISGVAPTGTQVTLLCDDVVIKQGIQVSSQGQWSTQWNTGKDGSFTLTATASSGTASSAPSSAFSVQVDSKPPALEFDHPASDDNYNFVTYNKAAIITGTTAPGQTFTLTQGNNSWKITADDKGTWSQAVANLNDGLTEFSASMVSAAGVEVTETAKLLVRSTPYDFKIQPDTGTSDTDSITNSEDLLLTVKSQPDATVVLTILGKDIKSTVNKDGQAEFKVTLAGDDIYTCQLKTLYADNGGESDTVEESITLDTTPAAFNLDQLQTTYKVPDISFSGQCKENGSTVSIKLVNVFKPGVSVSTTATVENGTFNATATVPEQGQYRAEVTIVDAAGNTSFPQDYPFEYQPPKPELIIQTRPDDSSSNANPEWTGTFPHEGKLEISFAGKTDTITVKSDNTWSYQFSDAFDFARHTVTFTGSQAGLAGTAIEQDSFTVLMPTMQLTINEAPTERTNLTKTEWKGSGAAPNAKVTLTLTPTKGDVVEETVDADDQGFFAIALSLIEGSYSTALTATVGGYQDSSLIGDNVTIDRTGPVMEVDPGFKPIAGNNTMTGTATDKFGNPEPNGSVVVHLNNGQSYVGSIKAGHFSIELKNLSLDNTYVAEIIGSDDLNNIGKIKHATFKTPPLPTMSLTLDTEPADRIDTAQTQWKGSGAAPNATVTLTLKTTAQGSEIKNTVTADNKGEFLFKVTGLTETSYTPELSATASGYQDASLTGKLLTVDTTGPVLTLDPNVMTSLKATSKSLLLSGSSTDQNGKVTATLGSKTYNGIITGGHFTVKVTGLLPGKHYNVKLVGTDDVGNKGQEVSKDFQVPPLGNMSLKLDTEPADRIATTQTQWQGSGAAPDAKVTLTLKPARGSEITDTVIADNKGTFAFNVSTLTETSYTPELSATASGYQDASLTGKLLTVDTTGPVLTLDPNVMTSLKATSKSLLLSGSSTDQNGKVTATLGSKTYNGIITGGHFTVKVTGLLPGKHYNVKLVGTDDVGNKGQEVSKDFQVPPLGTMSLKLDTEPADRIATTQTQWQGSGAAPDAKVTLTLKPARGSEITDTVIADNKGTFAFNVSTLTETSYTPELSATASGYQDASLTGKLLTVDTTGPTVSIIPNFQLTAGYCTLKGKAIDQSGQPEPKGSVTVKVTGIPKPFTGTISNGDFSVQMDGLQPGKTYDLSLTATDELQNTGLSVEKSFSLPGVHAPQAYDFAVTSLKSDTDSIVIRGTHPLENGRVSVHLSSDIIKKAGSKNQGIITQSAKDHKWNLLLKNLFQDQEVTVRFKAMDDAGTPQEAKFLPDIAEIQDKLIIGGKRESYFDSLSAENGIGTYGKHICISYNKVRLGKTKFPSKYVTLASSNRADIEYKITFDSKLSKGKLLPEHYQPSKLIIKYHTLEQLDTDAVVSVESPSLHYTFDNFQPGQDSLVSQTYPATAKISGSADRVQGSIGSGLQLGKGVLQVEDFKDLFKGSYTICFDIKTSTQATKSSQLFPALAGYYDETSPTGAKTHLFGAFNEKGQIGVADHNNGFFAEPVVADNQWHSVCISRTLVSQKASTYRMLIDGKQADISKTGDSDVKKEQTIDHGTISNSPVSEYPVELLGGVTKSNSPDQVEYLNEAVLDNFTAYPISMETPYESSAYAHVHWNCSNGGACFYNSEFPAGLMIKEMMESRLTPHSPLYLQLKNSVANKSFTTSFTVKYQGKELDPQDSSVAGDNVYKLDSVSAKSLATVSVQPADPAAAHKFELHFDRTESDLIKGASMPDGIIKFDSSVSPLGSGISFGVGKNQSHSPSNKDPNLILEARHLVTEADTTINNYDIKHSIINLDGLQALKGIAQADDFSNKLLKLMSESSAESDANQVKLMTPCTQSENGDSTCTNNPLSTTHPTSKALTDKTCTTDTTDPLVTINTVENNPAIALQLNGEVTYYQHT comes from the coding sequence ATGGCCCCAGCTAATAATCCAGAGAGTGCACCGGTTTTTTTCGTAGGCGTCAAAGGTGACGTAACCATCAAGGACGAGACCGGTAATAAAATCAAGCTTAAGAAAGGCGACAAAATACCTGTCGACGCCAGAATCATTGTCGGCGATGGTGGCAAAATTGTCTTTAAGCAAGAAAACAAAACTCTGAAGTATGAAAGCCAGGGCGAAGCCAGCCTCAGCAACGCATTGACGGAATCTTCTGATGCGTCTCAGGACCCCGGCCTGGAAACTCTGGTCGAAGCTGCTGAACAGATCATTACCACCCCCGACAGACCTTCTCAGGACAGACCTTCCCAAGAGATAGCTGCCCAGCAGCCTCTGGCAAAACCTGTTGTGCGTGCAGATGCATCGACACTCACTCCAACACCTGCCAAAGAAGGAATATTGGAACCTCCTTTCATTGTGCCTACCGACAGGAAAGTAAATACCCAGTCTGATGCCTCTGAAATTGTAAAAGAAATGGCAGAACAGATTGCCGCCAGAGGTGACGCTCTTGGAGCCTCAACAACAGAATCTGAGGAAGTATTATCTTCTGTCGGCGAAACCTTAACATTAGAGCACAATCATAAGCACATCGCTCATGATGAAACACCTTTACCTCCGGCGGCTCCAGCCGTCACTTCATTTGCACCCAATACAGGCTCAGGTGATGACAATATCACCTCAGAAAAAGAGCTAACCATCAGTGGTGTAGCCCCGACTGGCACTCAGGTAACCCTGCTCTGCGATGATGTGGTGATAAAACAGGGGATTCAGGTATCCAGCCAGGGACAATGGTCAACCCAGTGGAATACAGGGAAAGACGGCAGTTTTACATTAACCGCCACCGCCTCCAGTGGCACTGCCAGCAGTGCGCCTTCAAGCGCCTTCTCTGTGCAGGTTGATTCTAAACCGCCTGCTTTGGAATTCGATCATCCAGCCAGTGATGACAACTATAACTTCGTCACTTATAACAAAGCAGCCATTATCACAGGTACTACCGCACCGGGCCAGACATTTACCCTGACTCAGGGGAATAACAGCTGGAAAATAACAGCCGACGACAAAGGTACATGGTCACAGGCTGTGGCAAACCTGAACGATGGATTAACAGAGTTCAGCGCATCAATGGTCAGCGCTGCCGGTGTCGAAGTTACTGAAACAGCAAAACTGCTGGTTCGGTCTACACCTTACGATTTTAAAATTCAGCCAGATACTGGTACCAGCGACACTGACAGCATAACCAATTCAGAAGATCTGCTGCTTACCGTCAAATCACAACCGGATGCAACGGTGGTGCTTACCATTCTGGGTAAAGACATTAAATCAACGGTCAATAAGGACGGTCAGGCAGAGTTCAAAGTTACCCTGGCTGGAGACGATATCTATACCTGTCAGTTAAAAACCCTCTATGCCGACAATGGCGGTGAATCCGACACGGTAGAAGAATCCATAACTCTCGACACCACCCCGGCAGCTTTCAATCTTGACCAGCTTCAGACTACCTATAAAGTTCCTGACATCAGCTTTAGTGGTCAATGTAAGGAGAACGGCAGTACTGTCTCAATCAAACTCGTCAATGTTTTCAAACCCGGGGTCAGCGTTTCCACAACAGCAACGGTGGAAAACGGGACTTTCAACGCCACGGCGACGGTTCCCGAGCAAGGCCAGTACCGGGCTGAAGTCACCATTGTTGATGCCGCCGGTAATACGAGTTTTCCTCAGGACTACCCCTTCGAGTATCAGCCTCCCAAACCTGAGCTGATTATTCAAACCCGCCCGGACGACTCATCAAGTAATGCTAATCCGGAATGGACGGGTACATTCCCTCACGAGGGTAAGCTGGAAATTAGCTTCGCAGGCAAAACAGACACCATCACGGTTAAGAGCGATAACACCTGGAGCTACCAGTTCAGTGATGCATTCGACTTCGCTCGACATACTGTCACCTTCACTGGCAGCCAGGCCGGGTTGGCAGGCACTGCAATAGAACAGGATTCATTCACAGTTTTAATGCCCACAATGCAGCTGACAATAAACGAAGCGCCGACAGAGCGTACAAACCTCACCAAAACTGAATGGAAAGGTTCTGGCGCAGCGCCCAATGCCAAGGTTACCCTGACCCTGACCCCCACTAAAGGGGATGTCGTTGAGGAAACCGTTGATGCCGATGACCAGGGATTTTTTGCTATAGCTCTAAGCCTGATTGAAGGTAGCTACAGCACTGCCCTGACTGCTACGGTCGGTGGTTATCAGGATTCCAGTCTCATTGGCGACAATGTCACCATTGACCGCACTGGCCCTGTTATGGAAGTCGACCCCGGCTTCAAACCAATAGCAGGCAACAACACTATGACCGGTACAGCTACCGACAAATTCGGTAACCCGGAACCCAATGGCAGCGTGGTCGTTCATTTAAATAATGGACAGTCTTATGTCGGTTCGATTAAAGCAGGTCATTTCAGCATCGAGCTGAAAAATCTTTCCCTCGACAACACCTATGTCGCCGAGATCATCGGCAGCGATGATCTGAATAATATCGGCAAAATTAAGCACGCAACCTTCAAAACACCTCCTCTGCCAACAATGTCTCTGACACTGGATACAGAACCGGCGGATCGTATTGACACCGCCCAGACCCAGTGGAAAGGTTCCGGCGCAGCGCCTAATGCCACAGTCACACTGACCCTGAAGACAACAGCCCAGGGCAGTGAGATAAAGAACACCGTCACTGCGGATAACAAGGGTGAGTTCCTCTTTAAAGTCACTGGCCTGACTGAAACCAGCTACACCCCGGAGCTGAGCGCTACCGCCAGCGGCTACCAGGATGCCAGCCTGACCGGCAAGCTCCTCACCGTTGACACCACCGGTCCCGTGCTGACACTCGACCCGAACGTCATGACGTCTCTCAAGGCGACCAGTAAAAGTCTTCTCCTCTCCGGCAGCTCAACCGACCAGAACGGTAAAGTGACCGCCACCCTGGGGAGCAAGACCTATAACGGCATCATCACTGGCGGCCACTTCACCGTCAAAGTCACCGGCCTGCTCCCCGGCAAGCACTATAACGTTAAGCTGGTCGGCACCGACGATGTCGGTAACAAAGGCCAGGAGGTGTCTAAGGACTTCCAGGTCCCGCCCCTGGGCAACATGTCCCTGAAGCTGGATACAGAACCGGCTGACCGTATCGCCACCACTCAAACCCAATGGCAAGGTTCCGGCGCAGCGCCTGATGCCAAAGTCACCCTGACCCTGAAGCCGGCCCGGGGCAGTGAGATAACAGACACCGTCATTGCGGATAACAAAGGTACGTTCGCCTTCAACGTCAGCACCCTGACTGAAACCAGCTACACCCCGGAGCTGAGCGCTACCGCCAGCGGCTACCAGGATGCCAGCCTGACTGGCAAGCTCCTCACCGTTGACACCACCGGCCCCGTGCTGACACTCGACCCGAACGTCATGACGTCTCTCAAGGCGACCAGTAAAAGTCTTCTCCTCTCCGGTAGCTCAACCGACCAGAACGGTAAAGTGACCGCCACCCTGGGGAGCAAGACCTATAACGGCATCATCACTGGCGGCCACTTCACCGTCAAAGTCACCGGCCTGCTCCCCGGCAAGCACTATAACGTTAAGCTGGTCGGTACCGACGATGTCGGTAACAAAGGCCAGGAGGTGTCTAAGGACTTCCAGGTTCCGCCTCTGGGCACCATGTCCCTGAAGCTGGACACAGAACCGGCTGACCGTATTGCCACCACTCAAACCCAATGGCAAGGTTCCGGCGCAGCGCCTGATGCCAAAGTCACCCTGACCCTGAAGCCGGCCCGGGGCAGTGAGATAACAGACACCGTCATTGCGGATAACAAAGGTACGTTCGCCTTCAACGTCAGCACCCTGACTGAAACCAGCTACACCCCGGAGCTGAGCGCTACCGCCAGCGGCTACCAGGATGCCAGCCTGACCGGCAAGCTCCTCACCGTTGACACCACCGGTCCGACGGTGTCGATCATCCCTAATTTCCAGCTGACGGCGGGATACTGCACCCTCAAGGGTAAGGCGATTGACCAGAGTGGTCAGCCTGAGCCCAAAGGCAGTGTGACCGTAAAGGTGACAGGTATTCCAAAGCCCTTTACGGGCACTATCAGCAACGGCGATTTCAGTGTCCAGATGGATGGCCTGCAACCCGGCAAGACCTATGACCTTAGCCTGACTGCGACCGATGAATTGCAAAACACTGGCCTATCAGTGGAGAAAAGTTTTTCCCTACCAGGAGTACATGCCCCGCAGGCTTATGACTTTGCGGTGACTTCTCTAAAAAGTGACACTGATAGTATCGTTATCAGAGGTACTCACCCTCTCGAAAACGGCAGGGTGTCAGTCCATCTGTCGAGTGACATCATAAAAAAAGCAGGATCAAAAAATCAGGGCATAATTACACAAAGTGCAAAAGATCATAAATGGAATCTGCTTCTGAAAAACCTCTTCCAGGATCAAGAGGTCACTGTTCGCTTCAAGGCAATGGATGATGCTGGTACACCTCAAGAGGCAAAGTTTCTGCCTGATATCGCAGAGATTCAAGACAAGCTGATTATTGGTGGAAAGCGTGAGAGTTATTTTGACAGTCTGTCAGCTGAGAATGGTATTGGAACCTATGGAAAGCACATCTGCATTTCATACAACAAAGTCAGACTTGGTAAAACTAAGTTTCCCTCAAAATACGTAACTCTGGCTTCATCAAACAGAGCTGACATTGAATATAAGATAACTTTTGACAGCAAATTGTCAAAAGGGAAGCTTTTACCGGAACACTATCAGCCTTCCAAATTAATTATAAAATACCATACGCTGGAACAGCTTGACACTGACGCTGTTGTTAGCGTCGAATCACCATCACTTCATTACACGTTTGATAATTTTCAGCCTGGGCAAGATAGTCTTGTTTCACAAACCTACCCTGCTACAGCAAAAATTTCAGGTTCTGCCGATCGAGTACAGGGGTCGATAGGCTCTGGTTTACAGCTTGGCAAAGGTGTTTTACAAGTTGAGGATTTCAAAGATCTGTTTAAAGGTAGTTATACGATCTGTTTTGACATCAAAACTTCCACACAAGCTACAAAAAGCAGCCAACTATTTCCAGCTCTTGCTGGTTACTACGACGAGACATCACCTACCGGGGCTAAAACTCACCTGTTTGGTGCCTTTAACGAAAAGGGGCAAATTGGTGTTGCTGATCATAACAACGGATTCTTTGCCGAACCTGTCGTAGCAGACAACCAATGGCATTCCGTCTGTATCAGTCGTACCCTGGTGAGCCAGAAGGCATCGACTTATCGCATGCTCATAGACGGCAAGCAGGCTGATATCTCCAAAACTGGAGACTCAGACGTTAAAAAAGAGCAAACAATTGACCATGGCACTATTTCTAACTCACCCGTCAGTGAGTACCCTGTTGAACTCCTGGGAGGTGTCACTAAATCGAACAGCCCCGATCAAGTCGAATATCTGAATGAAGCTGTTCTGGATAACTTTACAGCCTATCCAATTAGTATGGAGACACCTTATGAATCATCAGCTTACGCTCATGTTCACTGGAACTGCAGTAATGGAGGCGCTTGTTTCTACAACAGCGAATTCCCTGCCGGTCTGATGATTAAGGAAATGATGGAGAGCAGGCTCACACCTCACAGCCCTCTTTACCTGCAACTCAAGAACAGTGTTGCAAATAAATCATTTACAACAAGCTTTACCGTCAAGTACCAGGGTAAAGAGCTTGATCCTCAAGATTCGTCTGTCGCTGGTGATAATGTTTACAAGTTAGACAGCGTCTCTGCTAAAAGCCTTGCAACTGTATCGGTACAACCTGCTGATCCAGCCGCTGCACACAAATTTGAGCTGCACTTTGATCGTACTGAATCCGATCTAATCAAAGGTGCATCAATGCCTGACGGCATCATTAAATTTGACTCGTCTGTGTCGCCACTGGGTAGCGGCATTAGTTTTGGTGTCGGAAAAAATCAGTCTCACTCACCTTCCAATAAAGACCCGAATCTTATTTTAGAGGCCCGGCATCTTGTCACAGAGGCAGATACCACAATCAATAATTATGATATAAAGCACTCGATCATAAACCTGGATGGTTTGCAGGCACTCAAAGGGATCGCTCAAGCTGATGATTTTAGCAATAAGCTGCTCAAGCTTATGAGTGAAAGCTCTGCGGAAAGTGATGCAAATCAGGTAAAACTCATGACCCCTTGCACACAATCAGAGAACGGTGACTCAACTTGCACTAATAATCCCCTGTCCACAACCCACCCAACCTCTAAGGCCTTAACGGACAAAACTTGCACAACTGACACAACTGACCCTCTGGTCACTATTAATACTGTTGAAAACAATCCGGCGATAGCTCTTCAGCTGAATGGGGAGGTCACTTATTATCAGCACACTTAA
- a CDS encoding HU family DNA-binding protein → MNKKELVEQVADRSGLSKNKAVLVVNTFIHQTQDSLAMGDALQLIGFGTFSITDRAARKGRNPQTGQEIHIPACKMPQFKPGNKLKEAVK, encoded by the coding sequence ATGAACAAGAAAGAACTTGTCGAACAGGTGGCCGACCGTTCTGGTTTATCAAAAAATAAAGCAGTTCTGGTCGTCAATACCTTTATACACCAGACTCAGGACTCTCTTGCTATGGGAGATGCCCTGCAGCTGATTGGCTTTGGTACATTTTCGATAACGGACCGGGCAGCCCGAAAAGGGAGAAACCCGCAAACAGGGCAGGAAATACATATACCTGCCTGTAAAATGCCTCAGTTCAAACCAGGCAACAAACTCAAAGAAGCTGTTAAGTAA